One Anopheles marshallii chromosome 3, idAnoMarsDA_429_01, whole genome shotgun sequence genomic region harbors:
- the LOC128715851 gene encoding SRSF protein kinase 3: MNIKPDTNRHVLTIQAKKKRHKTAKKKAKQQATAAVAAAAAAQAAAQNSNSYRSGQNHQSPATAASIGGGAFVGGGSELHEDDDEHDDMILGSTSGGGAVVVGGGVGVSMNDSQHSVSAVAADTVRRGSKSAVHTVAALDATTSSSNETIEQDRDADGYTSEEEEQECREDYCRGGYHPVKLGDLFLQRYHVIRKLGWGHFSTVWLSWDLEEKRYVALKIVKSAQHFSETAKDEIHILKTILDADPTDTKRNKVVQLLNDFRITGVNGTHICMVFEVLGHNLLKLIMKSNYRGIPLANVKSIIRQVLEGLDYLHTKCKIIHTDIKPENVLVCVNESYVRKLACEATEMHAMGCKLPISLISAAPPQFQEQPMSQNMSKAKKKKMKRKAKMQSELIRLQMEHIQQLEFGNTVGMSSSTLGLLENGTDGTESGKTATAVSGNVDDVGGSTGMKGGRTVTTLGSTSTTATSTTTTTAGTTLNSPLERKEPTETRRLLVNGTAGGGSKESAGDDGTPSSGEEDRPTLTPCASTLSSPSSSEATSSNNNDDISSDRKSPARSGGPDVEKETDGDREHDPKSPDKPSSSSVHSGTSASKLDISESVRKILSSVQESKDPAFEVCDIDVKIADLGNACWVDKHFTDDIQTRQYRSLEVIIGAGFDTSADIWSTACMAFELATGDYLFEPFSGKDYCRDDDHIAHIIELLGPIPKRIALSGKNSSHAFNSKGLLKNISGLKPWGLVDVLIEKYEWPEEDAFEFSDFLKPMLDYDPRTRATAADCLRHSWLNH; encoded by the coding sequence atgaaCATAAAACCCGATACGAACCGACACGTACTGACGATACAGGCGAAGAAGAAACGTCATAAGACGGCGAAAAAGAAGGCGAAACAGCAGGCGACGGCAgcagtggcggcggcggcggcggcgcaAGCAGCGGCGCAGAACAGCAATAGTTACAGGAGCGGCCAGAATCACCAGTCGCCTGCAACGGCGGCTTCCATTGGCGGTGGTGCTTTCGTGGGCGGCGGGTCAGAACTCCACGAGGACGACGACGAACATGACGATATGATCCTGGGCTCGACGTCGGGTGGTGGCGCGGtggtggtcggtggtggcgttGGTGTTTCGATGAACGACAGCCAGCATTCGGTGTCAGCTGTGGCAGCGGATACGGTACGACGTGGTTCAAAGTCAGCAGTGCATACGGTGGCAGCGCTGGACGCGACCACTAGCTCATCGAACGAGACGATCGAGCAGGACCGGGATGCCGATGGGTACACGAGCGAGGAGGAGGAACAAGAGTGCCGCGAAGATTACTGCCGGGGCGGTTATCATCCGGTGAAGCTGGGTGACCTGTTTCTGCAGCGGTACCATGTGATCCGGAAGCTTGGCTGGGGTCACTTTTCGACTGTGTGGCTCAGTTGGGACCTCGAGGAAAAGCGGTACGTTGCGCTGAAGATCGTCAAATCGGCACAGCACTTTAGCGAGACAGCAAAGGACGAAATACACATTCTCAAGACGATCCTGGACGCAGATCCGACCGATACAAAGCGTAACAAGGTGGTGCAGCTGCTGAACGACTTCCGGATAACGGGTGTCAACGGTACGCACATATGCATGGTATTCGAGGTGCTCGGGCATAATCTACTGAAGCTCATCATGAAGTCAAACTATCGCGGCATCCCGCTGGCAAACGTGAAGTCCATCATCCGGCAGGTGCTCGAGGGGTTGGACTATCTGCACACGAAGTGTAAGATCATCCACACGGACATCAAGCCGGAAAATGTGTTAGTGTGTGTAAACGAAAGTTACGTGCGTAAATTGGCCTGCGAGGCTACGGAGATGCACGCAATGGGTTGCAAGCTACCGATTTCGCTCATCTCTGCCGCGCCACCCCAGTTCCAGGAGCAACCGATGAGCCAGAATATGAgtaaagcgaagaaaaagaagatgaaGCGAAAGGCGAAGATGCAGTCGGAGCTAATTCGGCTGCAAATGGAGCACATTCAGCAGCTGGAGTTCGGCAATACGGTCGGAATGTCGTCCTCCACGTTGGGCCTGTTGGAAAACGGAACCGATGGAACAGAGTCGGGTAAGACAGCAACGGCCGTTAGTGGAAATGTGGACGATGTTGGTGGTAGCACGGGAATGAAGGGTGGTCGCACCGTAACTACACTTGGCAGTACCTCTACAACTGCCACTAGCACCACAACGACGACCGCCGGCACGACCCTCAACTCTCCGCTAGAAAGGAAAGAGCCGACCGAAACGAGGCGGCTGCTAGTGAACGGAACAGCCGGTGGTGGCAGTAAGGAGAGTGCCGGTGACGACGGTACACCATCGTCCGGAGAAGAAGATCGGCCAACCCTGACGCCGTGCGCGTCAACGCTTTCCAGTCCATCGAGTAGCGAGGCAACGTCTTCGAACAACAATGACGATATCTCTAGCGACCGGAAATCACCCGCCAGAAGTGGCGGACCCGATGTGGAGAAAGAAACAGATGGTGACAGGGAGCACGATCCGAAATCGCCGGACAAACCTTCCTCCTCTTCGGTGCATTCGGGTACATCAGCATCGAAGCTCGACATTAGTGAATCGGTGCGCAAAATACTCTCGTCGGTGCAGGAAAGCAAAGATCCGGCGTTTGAGGTGTGTGACATTGATGTGAAGATAGCGGATCTCGGCAATGCGTGCTGGGTCGATAAGCATTTCACCGATGACATCCAGACGCGCCAGTACCGTTCGCTGGAAGTCATCATCGGTGCCGGGTTTGACACGTCGGCGGACATCTGGAGTACCGCCTGTATGGCGTTCGAGCTCGCGACCGGTGACTATCTGTTTGAACCGTTCTCCGGGAAAGATTACTGCCGGGACGATGATCACATCGCACACATTATCGAGCTGTTAGGACCAATCCCCAAACGTATCGCACTGTCGGGTAAGAACTCGAGCCATGCCTTCAACTCGAAGGGTTTGCTGAAAAATATCTCCGGCCTGAAGCCTTGGGGGCTGGTGGATGTGTTGATCGAGAAGTACGAGTGGCCGGAGGAAGATGCGTTCGAGTTTAGTGATTTCCTCAAACCGATGCTGGATTATGATCCACGAACGCGTGCCACAGCGGCCGACTGTCTGCGTCATTCGTGGCTGAATCACTGA
- the LOC128714340 gene encoding U3 small nucleolar RNA-interacting protein 2, with product MSLFKAGRKQNEKLNRKRSKSGPKGTIIPSKTSRRDYEDEDIDSDEELEKEQQKQPEIDDEVATLETTQDKRIRLAKQYLRQVQEEEQERDDYADESELASGMARTLKQSFLSATGRSHRTLGGKYTGYDLNKAVSFHWKKQRLSPTCCTLAKDDAFLYVGCKSGWVVRWDIKSKQRTSYFQAKNNAIHSVAVSHDMKYLVVADGTEEIKVLDGISLIQLNTLKGHSKPVTGVVFRQNSYQLFSCSADRTVKVWSLDEMVYIETLYGHQSQISGIDALSLERVVTSGGMDQTIRIWKVAEESQLVFNSITEDFSAVKFVSNDLFVSGSVEGSFSLWSSGKKKPLHRIKLAHGQQDAGHPNWISAVGVLVNSDIVASGSCDGTVRVWKLTNKRHTIQPLLQVPVEGFVNAIEFTNDGRFLVVAVGQEHRLGRWWTLRNTKNQVLLIPLSIE from the exons atGTCGTTGTTTAAAGCTGGccgcaagcaaaacgaaaaattaaacCGTAAG CGTTCCAAGAGCGGTCCTAAGGGTACCATCATACCGAGCAAAACATCCCGGCGAGACTACGAAGATGAAGATATTGATAGTGATGAAGAGCTAGAGAAAGAACAACAGAAACAGCCCGAAATTGATGATGAAGTGGCAACGCTCGAAACCACACAGGACAAGCGCATCCGTTTGGCCAAGCAGTATTTGCGTCAGGTACAGGAAGAGGAACAAGAGCGGGATGATTACGCAGACGAGAGTGAACTTGCCAGTGGCATGGCCCGTACACTCAAGCAGTCTTTCCTCAGTGCAACTGGCAGATCTCACCGTACACTCGGTGGCAAGTACACAGGTTACGACCTGAACAAGGCGGTCTCGTTTCACTGGAAAAAGCAACGTCTATCGCCGACCTGCTGTACGCTGGCTAAAGACGATGCATTCCTGTACGTTGGTTGCAAGAGTGGTTGGGTCGTCCGTTGGGATATCAAGTCGAAACAACGTACATCATACTTTCAggcaaaaaataatgcaatacaCTCGGTTGCTGTGTCACACGATATGAAGTATTTGGTGGTGGCGGACGGAACGGAAGAGATTAAGGTTCTTGATGGTATTAGCTTGATACAGCTAAACACACTCAAAGGACACTCGAAACCCGTCACGGGAGTAGTGTTCCGGCAAAACTCATATCAACTGTTCTCGTGCAGTGCTGACCGAACGGTGAAGGTGTGGAGTTTGGACGAGATGGTGTACATCGAAACACTGTACGGACACCAAAGCCAGATATCAGGCATTGATGCGCTCTCACTAGAACGTGTCGTTACGTCTGGTGGAATGGATCAAACGATACGCATCTGGAAGGTGGCAGAAGAGTCGCAGCTTGTGTTCAACTCAATTACTGAAGATTTCTCCGCCGTAAAGTTTGTTAGTAACGATCTGTTTGTTTCCGGTTCGGTGGAGGGTTCGTTCTCGCTGTGGAGCAGTGGCAAAAAGAAACCACTGCATCGCATAAAGCTGGCCCATGGGCAGCAGGACGCTGGTCACCCGAATTGGATAAGTGCGGTGGGCGTTTTGGTCAACTCGGACATTGTTGCGTCCGGTTCATGCGATGGCACCGTTCGTGTTTGGAAGCTTACAAACAAACGACATACCATACAGCCATTGCTGCAAGTTCCAGTAGAAGGATTCGTAAACGCGATCGAATTTACTAACGACGGTCGGTTTTTGGTTGTGGCCGTTGGACAGGAACACCGACTAGGGCGCTGGTGGACCCTACGAAACACCAAGAATCAGGTTCTATTGATTCCGCTGTCCatagaataa
- the LOC128714493 gene encoding DNA replication factor Cdt1: MSQPTVASYFNTRKRAAYDALGGGVGRNKVLVLENSTAHKIGNLTNSSQNSDHEDLRFVLANDNNFTLKSIDTVGKDNEGGASANPDPAEMGRRITRASRAIKRIGPVELDEKTKTLLSSAQPKLVSFIKKGNLSPQKRVHTASPSKHPVIPEKKLASPKKVDNAGTPGSAPAAVEFSPRNSLNNVAKAPTKATVTKTLQLGKDKDSMSLADIRSKLLQHPRLPELKTKLNSIQSGLDKIDRRRMERLEGKKPAVSPIVAAKNLQQFSTLDLEVMVSPKKTAISPSKLLRTPTKDASNSLSPSKNVTPKRISALMSPIKDPSVGTPITASPKKLPAYQRFHNLVEAGTPTLHLPFKYRSLLELFKCTDTVCSMFHNRKEQITFKKLKPAVQRMARKNFYESHLAQIQSLFPNAFTLSQEMTKNYGSATKYETYQLVIRPNMEEGAVDQTKKSPESDFLRTIPKQSVNPQVLMERSQHFRHLLLEKTKDAHEAFLQTLDPPLNIARNKIVRWHADFDLESCPDIEKAELPQPPNVEKFSSAKEVLSTARNLFSCGTAMERALARLEQKKKQDTTTTASSTVTTLAAAENKHLVEIKEENTGTSNTPIVPTANPKDPAEHLLRNVPKALLEKIRAKQAAKALDQMTRRPSQEKEAMKYSRLPEIARHLRNVFVTERKNVLPLETPVVKIENSYRGKLTLQELEEHIRMIAQLVPFWLSLPEVRKVKYAKIAKDCDLSKVLDVLERKANEAVQ; the protein is encoded by the exons ATGTCGCAGCCAACGGTAGCGTCTTACTTTAACACCCGCAAACGTGCGGCGTACGATGCACTTGGCGGTGGCGTAGGAAGAAATAAGGTACTGGTACTGGAAAACTCTACAGCGCATAAAATTGGAAACTTGACGAACAGTTCGCAGAACTCGGATCACGAAGACCTACGCTTCGTACTTGCTAACGATAATAACTTTACTTTGAAGAGCATCGACACCGTCGGAAAAGATAATGAGGGCGGCGCCAGCGCTAACCCCGATCCGGCGGAGATGGGACGCCGTATTACGAGGGCATCAAGGGCCATCAAAAGGATTGGTCCGGTCGAGCTGGATGAGAAAACCAAAACCCTACTATCGTCGGCCCAACCGAAGCTGGTGTCTTTCATAAAGAAGGGCAATTTGTCGCCGCAAAAACGCGTCCACACGGCCAGCCCCTCAAAGCATCCCGTCATACCGGAGAAGAAGCTAGCATCTCCGAAAAAGGTCGATAATGCTGGTACTCCCGGTAGCGCTCCTGCTGCGGTCGAGTTTTCTCCCAGAAACAGCTTAAACAATGTGGCCAAGGCACCCACAAAGGCCACCGTCACTAAAACGCTTCAGCTGGGAAAGGACAAGGATTCCATGTCACTTGCTGATATTCGTAGCAAGCTGCTTCAACATCCTCGCCTGCCGGAGCTAAAAACAAAGCTTAACAGCATTCAAAGCGGCTTGGATAAAATAGACCGTCGTCGAATGGAGCGTCTGGAAGGGAAAAAGCCTGCAGTCTCGCCGATTGTGGCGGCGAAAAATCTACAGCAATTTTCAACCCTTGATTTGGAGGTGATGGTGAG CCCAAAGAAAACAGCTATCTCTCCTTCGAAGTTGCTTCGCACACCAACGAAAGATGCATCCAACTCTTTGTCCCCATCGAAGAATGTAACACCCAAGCGCATATCGGCGCTTATGAGCCCGATAAAGGATCCGTCGGTGGGTACACCCATTACGGCTAGTCCGAAAAAGTTACCAGCATATCAGCGCTTCCACAACCTGGTCGAAGCGGGCACTCCCACATTGCACTTGCCGTTCAAGTACCGATCACTGTTGGAGCTGTTCAAGTGCACTGACACGGTCTGCTCCATGTTTCATAATCGCAAGGAGCAGATCACTTTCAAAAAGCTCAAACCAGCTGTTCAGCGGATGGCACGGAAGAACTTTTACGAGTCACACCTCGCACAAATTCAATCCCTCTTCCCGAATGCATTTACGCTAAGCCAGGAAATGACAAAGAACTACGGATCGGCTACAAAATACGAAACGTACCAGCTAGTGATAAGACCCAATATGGAGGAAGGTGCAGTAGATCAAACGAAGAAATCCCCGGAAAGCGATTTCCTACGTACCATCCCGAAGCAGTCCGTAAATCCACAGGTGTTGATGGAACGTTCGCAGCATTTTCGCCATCTGCTGTTAGAAAAAACGAAGGACGCTCATGAAGCCTTTCTGCAAACTTTGGATCCACCGTTGAACATTGCGCGCAATAAGATCGTCCGCTGGCATGCTGATTTTGATCTGGAAAGCTGTCCCGACATAGAGAAAGCGGAGCTACCGCAGCCACCAAATGTGGAGAAGTTCTCCTCCGCCAAGGAGGTGCTGTCCACGGCAAGAAACCTTTTCAGCTGTGGCACCGCAATGGAGCGTGCACTGGCACGTTTGGAGCAGAAAAAGAAGCAAGATACTACGACAACAGCGTCATCTACCGTCACGACACTTGCTGCCGCCGAGAATAAACATCTGGTCGAAATTAAGGAGGAGAATACTGGCACCAGCAACACCCCTATTGTTCCTACAGCGAACCCGAAAGATCCTGCGGAGCATCTTCTTAGAAACGTTCCAAAAGCATTGCTAGAAAAGATACGCGCAAAGCAAGCGGCCAAAGCGCTGGATCAGATGACTAGACGTCCGTCACAGGAAAAGGAAGCGATGAAGTACAGCCGTTTGCCGGAGATTGCTCGACACTTGCGGAACGTTTTTGTGACGGAACGGAAGAACGTGCTACCTCTCGAAACGCCAGTAGTGAAAATCGAAAACAGTTACCGTGGTAAACTGACGCTACAGGAACTGGAAGAGCATATCCGAATGATAGCCCAGTTGGTTCCGTTTTGGTTATCGCTACCGGAGGTTCGAAAGGTGAAATACGCTAAAATTGCTAAAGACTGCGATCTATCCAAAGTTCTGGATGTGCTGGAGCGAAAGGCTAATGAAGCGGTACAGTAG